In the Azospirillum sp. TSA2s genome, GCGAAGCGGCACGCCCAGCGCCTGGAAGAACTTGAAGGTGTCCGGCCCCAAGGCCGCACCGCCGGTCGCCGCCGATTTCAGGTTGGTGAAGCCCAGCCGGTCGCGCAGAGCCTTGAACAGGATCGCGTCGGCCATCGCCGACCGCTGCCCCTTCGCCAGCGCCTCCAGACCCAGCTTCATGCCGAGGTCGAACATCTTCTGCTTGAAGGGCGAGGCGTCCATCATGCGGGCGCGCACGTCGGCGGCGATCTGCTCCCACAGGCGCGGGGCGAACAGCACGAAGGTCGGCCCGATCTCGCGGAAGTCGTGCATCATCGTCTCGGCTTCCTCGACGAAATTCACGCGCATCCGCGACACCATGCCCATGCCGACGGCATAGACCTGTTCCATGATCCAGGACAGCGGCAGGACCGAGACATACTCGTCCTCCGGCCCCTTCGGATCGGCGGACAGGTAGCTGGCGACATGGCGGATCAGCCGGCCGGCCGGCAGCATCGCCATCTTCGGGTTCGACGTGGTGCCCGAGGTGGTGCAGAGGACGGCGACCTCCTCACCCTTCGTCGCGGCCACCATGCGGTCGTACAGGTCAGGCTGCTGCGCATGCAGCTCCTCGCCCATCCGGACCAGATCGGTGACCGGCATCAGGCGGGGGTCGTGGTATTTCCGCATGCCGCGCGGATCGGAATAGATGATGTGCTGCAGCGTCGGCAGACGGTCGGCGAGGTTCAGCAGCTTGTCGACCTGCTCCTCGTCCTCGGCGAACACCACCTTAACGTCGGCATAGGTGATGAGGTACGCGACCTCCTCATCCAGCGCGTCACGGTAGATGCCCAAGCTGTAGCCGCGCACCGCATGGGTCGCGATCTCGCCCATCACCCAGTCGGGACGGTTGTCGCCGAGAAGCCCGACGACCTCGCCCGGCACGACGCCGAGCTTGGTCATGCCCAGCGCGAAGGCGCGGACGCGGGCATGGACCTGGCTCCAGGTGAAGGTGCGCCAGATGCCGAAATCCTTCTCGCGCATGGCGATGTCGCCGCCATGCTCGCGGGCATGCAGGGACAGCAGCTTCGGCAGGGTGTCGTTGGCGACAAGATCGGGCAGATTGAGGCTCGACATCACGCGACCTCCTTCCGGGCCGGAGGAACTGCGGCGGCGGGCGCCTCTTCCTCGTCGTCCTCGCCCAGATAGGCGCGGCGGACGCGGGGATCGGCCAGAACCTCCTCCGGCTTGCCTTCGGCGATCTTCTTGCCGAATTCCAGCACCATCACCCGGTGCGAGATGTCCATGACCACGCCCATGTCGTGTTCGATCATGACCACGGTCATGCCGAACTCCTCGTTCAGGTCGACGATGTAGCGGGCCATGTCCTCCTTCTCTTCCAGGTTCATGCCGGCCATCGGCTCGTCCAGCAGGATCAGGTCCGGCTTCAGCGCGATGGCGCGGGCCAACTCCACCCGCTTGCGCAGGCCGTAGGACAGCGTGCCGGCGGTGGCCTTGCGCACATGCTGGATTTCGAGGAAGTCGATGATCTCCTCCACCTCGCGGCGGTGGGACAGCTCCTCCTTCCTGGCGCCGGTCAGCCAATAGAGCGACCCGGTCAGGAAGTTGTTCTTCAGCAGGTGGTGGCGGCCGACCATGATGTTGTCGAGCACGGTCATGTGCCCGAACAGCGCCAGATTCTGGAAGGTACGGCCGATGCCGAGCGAGGCGCGATGGTTCGGGGTCATCCCCGTCACGTCGCGGCCCTTGAAGAAGACCTTGCCGTCGGTCGGCCGGTAGCGGCCGGAGATGCAGTTGACCATGGAGGTCTTGCCGGCCCCGTTGGGACCGATGATCGAGAACAACTCGCCCCTGCGGATGCCGAAGCTGACGTCGGTCAGCGCATGGACGCCCCCGAAGCGCAGGTTGACGCCCCGAGCCTCGAAAATGGTCTCCGCCTGGGTGGTGGGCGAATTTTGGCCAGGGGAATTCTGGCCAGGGCCGGGGTGTGGTGCGACGGGCGCGCCGGACATTTCCTCCTCCGTTGCTAGTTGGTACCGCTTCTCGGGGTCACGATCCGGCTCTTGGCGGCCGGCGAGGTCCATATTGTGGACCGTTTCATGAGCAACTTCCCGACTATATACCGAGCCTCCGTCTGTTTTCAACACTGACATTCCGCCAGTGCATGTTTTTTGTTGCGATAAGGCGCCGCACGGTCCATATGATGGACCTCATGAACAGTCACGCCGACATCGTCCCCGCTCCGAATGCGGCGGGCGGCACCCAGAGCCTGGAGCGCGCCATCGCCCTGCTGCGCGCGGTCGCCGACGCCGAAACCGGCGGCGCGCGGCTGGCCGACCTGATGACCGGGGTCGGGCTGTCGAAGGCGACCGCCCACCGGCTGCTGATGGCGCTGGCGCGCGACGGGCTGGTGGAGCAGGACGCCCGCAGCAAGCGCTATCACCTGGGTCCCGATCTGATGGCGCTGGGCGATCTGGCGGCGCTGCGCCACCGCCCCCCTGCCGCACCGCTTCCCACCCCTGCCGCGCCCCAGCCGCCGGAAATCGCGCCCTCCCCCCCGGCGCCACCCCCGCCACCCGCCCTGATGGTGCGGCCCTCGGCCTTCCTGCGTGCGGAATATCGCGGTGAGTCCATCGCGCTGGCGACGCTGCTGTGCGACCGCCATGTCCGCGCCGCCGACGGCGCGCGTGCGGCGCTTCTGCATGAAAGCGTGGCCGGCCAGACGACGGAGCTGAGCTTCGCCCGGCTGGCCCGCGATTCGGCGCGCTTCGCCACCGTGCTGGCCGGCATGGGGGTTGGACCGGGCGACCGGGTGGCGGTCCTGCTGCCCAAGGGGCCGGAGCTGCTGATCACCGCGCTGGCGATCTGGCGGCTGGGTGGCGTCTATATGCCGCTGTTCACCACCTACACCGCGTCGGCCGTCGCCTACCGGCTGGCCGATAGTGACGCGCGCGCCATCGTCACCAACGGCTTCCTGCGCCGCAAGGTGCCGCGCGACAACACCCGCCCGGTGGTGACGGTGGAGGGTGACGAGGCCTTCGGTCCCGACGCCGTGCCCTTCTGGTCGTCGCTGCACGAGGCCGCCCCGCTGGCCGAGGTGGCGCGCTACCGCGAAGGCGACGCCTTCGCCCTGATCTACACGTCGGAATCCGAACCGACGCCGCTGGGCGTGTCCCTGCCGGTCAAGGCGCTGTCTGGGATCGAGCAGTACATGCGCATCGGCCTCGATCTGCGCGACGACGACATCTATTGGAACATGGCCGATCCCGGCTGGGCCTATGGCGCCTATTACGGTCTGGTCGGGCCGCTGCTGCTGGGGCGGACGACGATCTTCTGCGACGGTCCCTACGACGTCCGGCAGGGCTACCGCATGCTGACCAAGTTCGGCGTCACCAACCTGACCGCCGCGCCGTCGCAGATCCGCGCCTGGCACGGCGCCGATCCCGGCGTGTCGCACCAGTTCGCCCTGCGCATCCTGTCGGTGGTGGGCGAGCCGCTGCCGCCCGACCTGATCGCCTGGGCCAACCGGACGGTGAAAGTCCCGCTGCTCGACCAGTATGGCCAGCGCGAGACCGGCATCTTCATCGTCAACAGGTACGACCCCGACGGCATCGGCCGTTACGACTCCGACGCGCCGGAGGACGGCGATCCGGTCCAGCCGCCCAGCGGCTCGCTCGGCCGGCCGATGCCGGGCTTCCGCGTCGTCATCCTCGATCCCGACGGGCGCGAGGCGCCGGTGGGCGGCGCCGGGGAGATCGCCATCGACGTCGACCATTCCCCGCTGTTCTGGTTCGAATTCTACGCCAACAACCCGGAGCGCACCGCCCAGCGCTTCCGCCACGGCCGGCGCTATTACCTGACCGGCGACCGCGCCTTCCTTGATGCCGACGGCAACATCCACTATCGCGGCCGGGCGTCCGACGCGATTCAGATGCAGCAGGGCGAATAGTCAGCGGCCCTCCTTTTCGGGTATAGATCGCCACCGGAGTTGTGGAAGCGGGCCAGGGCGGCGGAAAGCGCGAAGGACGGGTATGGAATCCAAGACGAAGAACCGCGAATCCTGGCTGGCCGCCGCCTTCGCGGCACTGGCCGAAGGCGGCGTCGACAAGGTGCGGGTGGAGTTGCTGGCCAAGGCCCTGAAGGTGACCAAGGGCAGCTTCTATTGGCATTTCCGCGACCGCACCGACCTGATGAACGCTCTGCTCGACAGCTGGAAGACGGGCCGCATCGCCGCCATCAAGGAACAGACCCGGCTGGACGGCCGCGAGCCGGCGCAGCAGCTGCGTGACCTGCTGGCGCTCTACGGCGGCAGCAAGCCGCGCGGCATGGCGATAGAACTGGCGGTGCGCGACTGGGCCCGCCGCGCGCCGGAGGCGGAAAGCGTGATCGCCGAGGTCGACCGCGAACGCCTGCACAGCGTCGCCGGCCTGTTCGTGGCGCTGGGCCTGCCCCCCGACCAGGCCTTCGCCCGCGCCTACCTGTTCTACGCCTTCGCCTTCGGCCAGGGCCTTCTCGCCCCCGGTGCCGCGGCCGACCGCGCCGAGGTGGTGCGGGCGATCTGCGCCGACGTGCTGGTGCCGGCGGCGCAGAGGGAGGCGCAGACGCCCGCCTGACCCTTACGGCATATAGGCCAGCCGCAGGTTGCCCCAGTGACGGCCGCGCACGACGATCGGCGCATCGACCTCCTTCAGGCGCACCATCTGGCCGCCGCCCATGTCGCGGCGGTAGGCCTGCAGCAGGAACGGACGGGTGTTGCGGGCGGCGGCGAGGCCGGAGCGGTCGGCGAAGACGCGGCGGTTGCGGCAATGGGCGGCGTTCCAGGCGGCGTCGCCCGGCCGCTGCGGTTCGGAATAGCGGGCGTTGTGGGTCGGCAGATAGCCGACGGCGTTGACCGCGGCACAGAACTGGAAGCGCGGATTGGAGGCCAGCACCGGCTCCTGGATCGCCGGGAACAGCCGGTCGGTCAGTTCGGTGAAGGGGGCGATGCACTGTTCCGGCTCGGTGCCGGGGATGGTCTCCAACTCTGTCGAGAACAGCGCCTCCTCGCCGATGCTGCCGTTGGACAGCGCTCCCTCCAGCGCCTTGGCCAGGGCCGCCGCGGTGTTCTGGGCGGACTGGATGATGGCGGAATCCGCCTCGATCATCGCGTCGTAGGCGCGCTCCAGCCGGTTGGACTGCGCGTCCGACAGCT is a window encoding:
- a CDS encoding ABC transporter ATP-binding protein → MSGAPVAPHPGPGQNSPGQNSPTTQAETIFEARGVNLRFGGVHALTDVSFGIRRGELFSIIGPNGAGKTSMVNCISGRYRPTDGKVFFKGRDVTGMTPNHRASLGIGRTFQNLALFGHMTVLDNIMVGRHHLLKNNFLTGSLYWLTGARKEELSHRREVEEIIDFLEIQHVRKATAGTLSYGLRKRVELARAIALKPDLILLDEPMAGMNLEEKEDMARYIVDLNEEFGMTVVMIEHDMGVVMDISHRVMVLEFGKKIAEGKPEEVLADPRVRRAYLGEDDEEEAPAAAVPPARKEVA
- a CDS encoding long-chain fatty acid--CoA ligase; amino-acid sequence: MSSLNLPDLVANDTLPKLLSLHAREHGGDIAMREKDFGIWRTFTWSQVHARVRAFALGMTKLGVVPGEVVGLLGDNRPDWVMGEIATHAVRGYSLGIYRDALDEEVAYLITYADVKVVFAEDEEQVDKLLNLADRLPTLQHIIYSDPRGMRKYHDPRLMPVTDLVRMGEELHAQQPDLYDRMVAATKGEEVAVLCTTSGTTSNPKMAMLPAGRLIRHVASYLSADPKGPEDEYVSVLPLSWIMEQVYAVGMGMVSRMRVNFVEEAETMMHDFREIGPTFVLFAPRLWEQIAADVRARMMDASPFKQKMFDLGMKLGLEALAKGQRSAMADAILFKALRDRLGFTNLKSAATGGAALGPDTFKFFQALGVPLRQIYGQTETMGAYTVHRGNDVDFDTVGVPFDGGIEVKVIDADHNGVGEIVTRHPNMFAGYYRNENATVADMRDGWMHTGDAGFFDKKGHLVIIDRIKDIATTAQGDRFSPQYIENKLKFSPYVAEAVILGDKREYLSAIICIRFPIVSKWAEKNRIAFTTYSDLSSKQEVYDLLRAEVERVNQTLPEYQRISKFLLLYKELDADDGELTRTRKVRRGVIGEKYGTIIDSIYAGQPKIDVDTTIAFQDGTKQRIRTTLTVIDLAPTAAKAPRQPVAA
- a CDS encoding AMP-binding protein — its product is MNSHADIVPAPNAAGGTQSLERAIALLRAVADAETGGARLADLMTGVGLSKATAHRLLMALARDGLVEQDARSKRYHLGPDLMALGDLAALRHRPPAAPLPTPAAPQPPEIAPSPPAPPPPPALMVRPSAFLRAEYRGESIALATLLCDRHVRAADGARAALLHESVAGQTTELSFARLARDSARFATVLAGMGVGPGDRVAVLLPKGPELLITALAIWRLGGVYMPLFTTYTASAVAYRLADSDARAIVTNGFLRRKVPRDNTRPVVTVEGDEAFGPDAVPFWSSLHEAAPLAEVARYREGDAFALIYTSESEPTPLGVSLPVKALSGIEQYMRIGLDLRDDDIYWNMADPGWAYGAYYGLVGPLLLGRTTIFCDGPYDVRQGYRMLTKFGVTNLTAAPSQIRAWHGADPGVSHQFALRILSVVGEPLPPDLIAWANRTVKVPLLDQYGQRETGIFIVNRYDPDGIGRYDSDAPEDGDPVQPPSGSLGRPMPGFRVVILDPDGREAPVGGAGEIAIDVDHSPLFWFEFYANNPERTAQRFRHGRRYYLTGDRAFLDADGNIHYRGRASDAIQMQQGE
- a CDS encoding TetR/AcrR family transcriptional regulator, giving the protein MESKTKNRESWLAAAFAALAEGGVDKVRVELLAKALKVTKGSFYWHFRDRTDLMNALLDSWKTGRIAAIKEQTRLDGREPAQQLRDLLALYGGSKPRGMAIELAVRDWARRAPEAESVIAEVDRERLHSVAGLFVALGLPPDQAFARAYLFYAFAFGQGLLAPGAAADRAEVVRAICADVLVPAAQREAQTPA